One part of the Bacteroidota bacterium genome encodes these proteins:
- a CDS encoding PhnA domain-containing protein, translating to MSVIDVLKERSGNSCELCKATENLSIYNVPPQGESYGDAAILICKTCLDQLDKKEELNATHWNCLRDSMWSDVIPVQVVSWRLLNRLKNETWAADLIDQMYLDDDTMEWAKASGDHLESDAGDMHRDCNGALLRTGDTVSLIKSLDVKGSQINAKIGTVVKNIRTVSDNTEQIEGKIEGQQIVILTKFVRKSS from the coding sequence GTGAGTTATGCAAAGCGACAGAAAATCTTTCCATTTATAATGTACCACCGCAGGGAGAATCCTATGGAGATGCCGCAATCCTGATTTGCAAAACATGTCTGGATCAGTTGGACAAAAAAGAAGAGCTCAATGCCACGCATTGGAACTGTTTACGCGATAGTATGTGGAGTGATGTGATACCGGTGCAGGTGGTTTCCTGGCGCCTGCTGAACCGATTGAAAAACGAAACCTGGGCGGCAGATCTGATCGATCAGATGTACCTCGATGACGATACGATGGAGTGGGCGAAGGCCAGTGGTGATCACCTGGAGTCGGATGCCGGAGATATGCACCGTGATTGTAATGGCGCACTCTTGCGTACCGGAGACACTGTGTCGCTTATCAAATCCCTCGATGTAAAAGGGTCGCAAATCAATGCCAAAATAGGAACGGTGGTAAAAAATATCAGGACTGTTTCCGATAATACGGAGCAGATAGAAGGTAAAATAGAGGGACAGCAAATAGTGATTTTGACAAAGTTTGTGAGGAAATCTTCGTAA